The sequence below is a genomic window from Nostoc flagelliforme CCNUN1.
TCAAAAACCTCTCTCTGCACTTGGTTTTGGCTTAATTCTTTGCGCCTGCCCTTTGAGTCATTGAATATGAAAGGTGCATTGACTCCACAATTAGACTGATGGCTGTAGCGCAGTTGCTGACCACGGAATTGGTACAGGTGGTTACGCTGTAAGGCTGTCGTTAAAAGCATAAGCTTGTCCCTCAACTTGGGAGTAGAATTCGATATTTAGGATTGCTTCGTGAATCTCCATCAAAGCTTGCACTGCATCACCCAGACGCAGGTCATTCGATGTACTGAACTTTTCGGAGGCTTCGATTTGCTTGTAATTTGGCGATGCTTGCACGAACCGTATAGTCTGTTCGCAACCGAGGATGATGGTCATGATTTCGGTTGTTGTTAGGCTTGGTTGTGTATGCATGGGTGTCTTGGTCGCTCATAACTTCTTTCCTTTCCTTTGGGTTTTGATTGGTGCGGCTGGGGCTTCTGGCTGACTTGGTTTCTGAAGTACATAGCTGATTGCACCTGCACCCCCCACGGCTGCGGCGATGGTGAACATATTGTTTCTGCCAAAGTGCTGGACTCCGAAATAGCCGAGGGCTAGAAAGCTAAGAGCAGCAACAGTAAGCCCTAGTGTTTTGTTTGGTTTCATGGTTACGCTACGAACAAATCCTCAAAGTTACTTAAGCTATCGGGTTGGGACTGCTCAGTTAGAGCAGGTTGTTGCTTGTGCTGACAGCAAAGTGAATTTTTATCTCGAAAGTAAGCCCTTAAAATCCAAGTCACAGCAGAGGTCAGGTCATCGGTGAGAAGCAGTTTTTCCGCCTCAGCCTTTACGGGGTCAATCAAATCTTTGGGGATGCAAACCCGGTTATCTTTCGCCATGAATTAAACCTTCTTTAGTGATGCAACAGCTAATTTCAGTAACCCAATTGCATTGGCAGTCTGGGAATTAGGAATCTGTGCAATTCCTTGCCTAGATGCGATTGCACTAACCGATGGCAGCATTGCACCACCACCCACAAGGTAAATAGCATCCAGGTCATCAGCGCGGGATTGCAAATGCTTCCACGCAGGCACTAAACAAGATGCAAGCCATCCCTTGAGTTCTGATGAGTAAATGCTTGAAAACTCCCAATTGGTGGTTCCATAAACAAAGTTCTTGCTCATCCCCTCTCGGATCAGATGAGGGTTAGCTGGTTTACCAAGGTGGCGACGGGTTTGGAGGTTATTCGCTATCGTCTCACAAAGATGGTGAACGCCTACTGTGTCAATCTTGCGACTATTTTGTAATAGTTTGTTGCCTTCAAATATTGAGGTGATCGTAGTTCCATGCCCCAGGTCAATGAGCGCGACTTTCTGCTGACCAGGGGCGCGGGAAACTAACAATGCTCCTACACCTTCCTCTGTTATTTGACAGGTGATATCAACGTTTACAATGTCTTTGCCATCAAACTTGACAATGTGCTTACCTTGCAAGGCTTTCTTTAGATCATGGGCAAAGGCTTGAGAGTCATGCAATGAAGCGACTAAAAACAAGTTATAGCTCTGCTGTCTAGGAGTTTGAGCAATTGCACCTAAGAGCATTTGCAGCCCATAAGTAATCTTGTTTTTGAAGTCATCAACAATGCGTCCAAATGACTGCTTACAGTAGATTTCGGCAGTCTCTCCAATCAACCATTTAGAGCCAGATAGATCAGAGCGTTCGCCTTGAAGATATTCGACTACCGCACCGTTGCCTAAACTTTCGTAGTCGTTAGAGTCCGTTTCAATAACTTGTTTAAAGTAGGAGGGAATAAGTATCTCTCCTTGGGGGAAATGTAGTTTAGAATACCCGTTCCCACAATCCCAAGAAGCAGGGGTCAACGATGGGGCTAGAATCCCAACAGTGGGACAAGATGCCAAATCTACCATCTGATTGAAGTCCTTAAATTTGTTTCAATTTTTCGTAAAACCTTTATGGTGAAAAAGCTTTGGATATCTGCGGTTACTGTTCTATCCAGATTACGGGGTCTGTTATCCGCTTCCATCCGTGGTTATCTTCGCCACTTGTGGGTTCCTTGACCGTGTTAATGCTATATTAATCTACAAGTACATCACTTGTCAATATACTAGATAAGTGATGTAATTTTAAAAGAGAGATATTAGTAGCTCATAATGTCTATCAAATGGACAAGTGATGTTATTAATGGCTACGAAACGACCCAGAACAACTATTAGTTTTGACCCGGAGGAGTATGAACAACTGCGGCGATGGGCTGAATCGGAATTCCGAACCATCCCGCAACTAGTAAGCGCAATAGTCAAAAAATCGCTTCTTGAGCGATCGCAAGATTTAAAACCAGGCGATAAAGCATGAGTTATTGCGTGGGTGGATACAAAACCTCGCCCATTGCATCAAAGAAAATACCCAAGCATTCAAACTGCTTGAGTACAAAAAAAAAGGAGTAGCTCTTGCTGCTTCGGGTGCGCTCAGTTAGATGATGAGGCGAACACCAAGAACGATTTGGGGTCGTTCACGAGTAGTCAACAAAAACTACAACCAGATTATATACATATATAATTGTTCACCTTCTAACCTAACAGAACGCGGCGATAACGGCAAAGAACTACTCCAAAAAAACACAAAAAATACATGGAGTAGTACAAATGAATACGCTAGAAATGCAAAGTGCGCCCGGACTGTTAGATCATGGCGCAACGCCGAATATTTCTGAGCCGATTAAAGTAGCACAGTCAGCCACAGGGGAGCAAGAGTTAGCAGCACGCAATATCAAAACTGCCAGTGTAGAAAATAAACGCCTTGAACATACACCAAAAAAAACTAATGCCTCAAGAACTCAACAGGCATTTGAAAAATTCGACATCCGAAATTTTCAAGATCAGCTAGAGCCTTCCAAAGCTAAAGATAAGTTTATTTGTCCAGTTTGTGGCGGTAATGACTTATCTATTGTCCCAGAAACCGGGAAGTACAGATGCTTTAACGGCTGTGAGTGCAAACACGTCAGAGAGGCGATTAAACCTTGGGCTGAAGTCTTAGCAGAAAGAGCAGGAGCTAATTACACTCCATCCCTAAGCCGTTTGGCAGCAAAGCCCAAGAGAATCTTGCCCAAAAGTGCGCCAATTCCAGATGGTGAATTAGGTTTGGTGATGTTAACGGATACTGTAACAGATATTCCCCAACCTCAAAAGTTAACGAGTAGACCACCAAAAGAAGTTAAGGGCAGTGCCACCGAAACAATTTATCCTTACTCAGAGTCGCAATGGATAGTTCGCTACCAGTGGCCAGATGCCAATAAGGAGAAAGGTTACAGCAAGACCTTTCGGCAATGGCATAGGCGACTTGATGGCACACCCCAAATGAAAAAAGGCGATTTGCCTTGGGGAGCATATCGCATTGATGAAGCTTTAGCTGCTGCTAAATCTGTGAATGGAACCCCGGCACTACTCCAGCATGAAGGCGAGGGATGCGTAGAAGTTGGTCGCTCGCATGGTCTTGCTGGAATTACGTTTCAGGGCAGTGGATGGGATAAAAAGACTATCACAAGAGAATATCAACGCGCAATTGAAGCAGGCATAGGATTAATCGTTTTTCTGCATGACCCCGATGACACTGGGCTAAAGAAACTCGCCGACTGCCAGGACTGTGCAGCCGAGGTTGGGATTGGATTTATTGGAATTAACCCTCACGACATCTGCCCCGATTTACCATATAAATCAAGTGACATCAAAGAAATCTTGGGGCAGATGGAAACACCAGAATTTATCCGGCGGCTAGAGCAGTCGATTCACGCGGCCGTAGCGCAGCGTAATCTTGAGTTGGCAGAATCCGAAACTATTGAAAAAGAAGTTACGGATTTATCTAATTCCAAAATAGATATTGACCCAGCAGACCCAGAGGCATTTTACTTGCCTGTATGCACTGCCATGAATTTACCCTACTCTAACTGCGTGACGGCGGGTACTTTTGATGGCTGGGCTTACCGAAAAATCTTCCCTCAAACTGAATGGATGGTACTGAATTCATCCTTTTACAAGTGGTCACAAGAGAATAAACAATGGCAGCACCAAGATGATAATAAAGCTTACAAGCTCCTCGCTGACGCTGGAGAATCCGCTTACAAGCTCTCTTACACAAAAACATTTGGCTGGAGAATAACCAAGCCTTACGAAACTAATGCACACAAGGAATCTGCCTTTAAATATTGCCGCAGTCGCTTAGAACCAGCAGAACCACTGCCAACCAATACTCATTTATTAGGGTTTAACAATTGTGTTGTTGATTTGCGAACTGGTGAAGAAATGCCTCTAAGCAAAGATTTTTACCTGACTAATATTATTCCCCACGATTATGAAGCCAACAAACCATGCCCAGAAGTTTTTCTGAAATTTATAACTGAGAGCTTTGGGTCAGAATTGGTTGAAGTGATTCGGGCATTCACGAGTATGTTTTTAGACCCAACTGCCCCCTATGGTCGATTTCCCCACTTATTTGGCGTAGATATAGCCAAGCTGACACCAGGGGCAAGATAGTACAAATTTACCTAAAACTGAGGGTTGTAGTATACCAATGACAGGACTGAAACCCTTATGATTTCGTTATAGCCAACTCTTACAAGAAGCAAACAAGGCTTGGATGATTTCTCAAAAAGCAACATTTAAAAAGCTTATGCATTATGTCGGTGGGACGATAATATTGCCGCGACTAGAACCATAATATTGCCGCAACTGAGTCTGTAATACTGATTATTTTGTGACTTAAAGGAATTGTTTGCCGCAATGGCAAGCTTTTACTTTAATTTGAGTTCGGCAATCTTATACTTTAGACAGTTGGCTTGTGGTTCATGAGATGGAACCCACTGCCATTGTGTTCAAATTCCATCATTCTCAACATATTTATTGAGAAACAGTTTAGTGACAAATGGCAAGTTTTTACTTAATTTTTGAACTAATGGCAAGCTTTTAGTTAAAACCGAACGATTTTGGTTGCGATCGCCATCGAGGGAGACAGTGAGTTTTCTCCACTATTTAAAGTAAAATTCTGCCGATAGTTCAGAATTGAACTAAAATTTTGCCGCTTGTCCATTGACACTATCGGAAATAATTATACTTGCAGCTTGAGAATTTTATCAGAGTTACAGCGGTTTTCATCTCACAGAGTACCAGGTATCTGTTTCAAGTATCAAGAAGCCGGAGCCAAATTAAAGTATAAGGTTGCCATTGCGGCAAACTTTTACTTTAAGTCACAGCCATTCCGGCAATATTATCCTTCCACCGACACATTAATACTTTCAGCCTATCTTGCCCCTAGTGTCAGCTACGCTATATTTACCCCTATACGCGAACCAGTTTTTTTGTCCAAAGTCCAAAAGTCATTCGATGTACTGAACTTTTCGGAGGCTTCGATTTGTTGATAATTTGGGGATGCTTGCACAAACCTAAGAGTCTGTTCGCAACCGAGGATGATGGTCATTATTTCGGTTGTTGTTAAGCTTGGTTGTGTCTGTATAGTGTCTTGGTGGCTCATGATTTGTTTCTTCTCCTTTGGGCTTTTATCGGTGCGGTTGGGGCTTCTGGCTGACTCGGTTTCTGAAGTACATAGCTGATGGCTCCTGCACCTCCCACGGCTGCGGCGATAGTGAACATATTGTTTCTGCCAAGCTGCTGGACTCCGAAATAGCCAAGAGCCAGGAAGCCAAGGGCAGCAACAGAGAATCCAAGTGTTTTGTTGATTTTCATGGTTAGAACATTGCAGCCAGATTCCTGGCTAAATCTTTTTCGTCTTGTTGTTGGAGCTTAGAATCAGTCGGCTGTTCAGTTTGGAAGTTGTACCCATTTCGCTGGAATTCTAAAAGTAGGAAGTTAATCACCTCCCCGTAATCGTCTAAGTTCATTTGTTGTGCAAGCTTTTTTAGTAATGGGTGGTAAGGCTTACGAATCACCACCCGGATGCTTTCATTGCTGTTCATTCACACTCCTTAAATGAATCATCTTTGCTAGTTGGTAAAGCCCAATCGCGTTTGCCCAAACTGGGTTATCTGCTACCACGAACCCTTTAGCCCTCAATGCTTCATCAACTCCTGAAAGTTGGGAGCCTCCACCGATGATCAAGCAAGAGTCGGCGTTAATTTTCCAAGGGTGGATAAACTTGAATACTGGCGCTAGGGACTTTTGTACCCAAGGCGCTAACTCTTTTTGGTAGACATCTTGAAAACTGAACTGTTTGCCGTACCAAAAGGGCTTTTCAATACTTTCTAGTCCAATACGTATCAGGTGCGGCATTGCAATCTCGCCCACCAAGCGATTCTTAAAGTCTGGGTTGACCGAAATCATTCGGATCAACTCTTCCACACCGTTATCAAAAGTCTTTCGGTTAGCTAGATGTCCTTTGGAACCTATCAAAGTGGCAATGACTGTCCGATTCCCTATGTCAACAATTACGTTTTGCTTACTGGTGTTCAAGTTCTGGGCAAAGGCGGCGATCGCTGCGTGACCTTCGTCGTAAACCTTCAAAACATGGATCTTGACCTCGGTGGGGCAAATCTTACCGCCAAACTTGACGACATGGCGACCAGTGAGTGCTTCAATCAGCTGATCTTCTAAATCGCCTCTTTCGTGCAAAGATGCACAGATTACTAACTCAATCGAAGCTTTGTAAGGGTAGTAGGAAAGCACTGCTAGTACATGTTTCAGCGATTGACTCACTTTTGCAGTAGCATCATCAGTAACCCGAAGATGGTTTTTCGGGTTGGCATCGTAAGCTGCATAGCCCGATAACCATTGCTTGTAGTCCAATTTAGTTAGTGCATCACCCTCTAGGTACTCAACGTAACCTTCTGTGGGAGTCTCTGTAGGACGGTAGTAGCAATTCTCTAAATAACTGGGAAATCTTATCTGGCGGTCTGATGATACAAATTTAATACTGGAATTACCGAGGTCGTAACCAGCAACGATAGTGAGTGTACCTTTTTGCCCAGTGTTGGCATTTTCGGTATGAACTGCCAAATCTGTCATCGGAAAAATCCTCAAAATATTTAATTGACAAAGTTATGAAATAGGCTTGCTGCTTTGGTTTTGACTATCTATGCAATGATGCGGTGGCACACTGGCACTTATCCCATCTAATGCAGGTTTGGTCATTCCGTGGCGTTTTTACCTTGATAGCACTATAGCACAAAAACTATAGTGCTACTGCTTCATTTAATTGGATATGCTAATTATTTTGTGAAAATAGTAAAGTATTGCTAATTTGCTATAAAAATATTTTGCTATGAGTGATTCAAACAAGCAGGTTTTTGTACGATTTCGAGTAGAGGAAGAAAAGCGCGATCGCTTCAAAATAGCCTGTATACAGTTAAAAACAACTATGGATGAAGTGCTAAAAGGTCTTCTTGATAAATGGCTGGAAGAAAACAGTCCTGAGTCAACTAAAAATAAATAGCACTCTGACCATAATGCTATAATCCTGACAACATTAGCAAAAAGCCCCCGGCTATAACCGAGAGCTTTTAGTTCTTAACAACGCCCTATCTTGGCGGATTTAGCGTTGTTTGTTCACTCATACCGGGAAGACCCGGATTTAATAAAATTTAATATGCTTAGACTACAAGTTTACAACGAACGTTACCGCAATTGCATCGGTAACATCGTCAGGGCGCATTGTATCTATATTACAGCATCAAAACAGTTGCTGTCAGAAATAAGTAATCACACGCTAACTAACTGCCTTAAATTCCTCGAAGACACTTGCTACACAGACAATACAGCGATTTTTGTACTAGCTAATTTTCAACAATTGAATCAAATCG
It includes:
- a CDS encoding ParM/StbA family protein, which gives rise to MVDLASCPTVGILAPSLTPASWDCGNGYSKLHFPQGEILIPSYFKQVIETDSNDYESLGNGAVVEYLQGERSDLSGSKWLIGETAEIYCKQSFGRIVDDFKNKITYGLQMLLGAIAQTPRQQSYNLFLVASLHDSQAFAHDLKKALQGKHIVKFDGKDIVNVDITCQITEEGVGALLVSRAPGQQKVALIDLGHGTTITSIFEGNKLLQNSRKIDTVGVHHLCETIANNLQTRRHLGKPANPHLIREGMSKNFVYGTTNWEFSSIYSSELKGWLASCLVPAWKHLQSRADDLDAIYLVGGGAMLPSVSAIASRQGIAQIPNSQTANAIGLLKLAVASLKKV
- a CDS encoding ParM/StbA family protein — protein: MTDLAVHTENANTGQKGTLTIVAGYDLGNSSIKFVSSDRQIRFPSYLENCYYRPTETPTEGYVEYLEGDALTKLDYKQWLSGYAAYDANPKNHLRVTDDATAKVSQSLKHVLAVLSYYPYKASIELVICASLHERGDLEDQLIEALTGRHVVKFGGKICPTEVKIHVLKVYDEGHAAIAAFAQNLNTSKQNVIVDIGNRTVIATLIGSKGHLANRKTFDNGVEELIRMISVNPDFKNRLVGEIAMPHLIRIGLESIEKPFWYGKQFSFQDVYQKELAPWVQKSLAPVFKFIHPWKINADSCLIIGGGSQLSGVDEALRAKGFVVADNPVWANAIGLYQLAKMIHLRSVNEQQ
- a CDS encoding plasmid partition protein ParG, translating into MSDSNKQVFVRFRVEEEKRDRFKIACIQLKTTMDEVLKGLLDKWLEENSPESTKNK